The DNA segment TTCGTACAGGTGGCGGTTGTAGGCGGCGGTCTTCTCGGCCAGGGGCTGGAAGAAGGCTGCTTGCAGCGAGAGGAGTTCCTGGGGGTCCTTGACCGACAGCAGGGCCTGGGTATGCGTGGCGGCTTCGCTCAGCGTGGCGCGCGATGCGGTCACGTTCAGTTCGACCAGCTTCTCGACGCCCTCGAAGGCCTTGTTGGTCAGGCCGAACAGCGTGTCCAGGTGGGCCTTCTGGGAAGCGATGAGTTGTTCGGGGGTCAGCGACATAGGTATCTCCTCTGAAAACAGTCCGGTGGCCGGACCTAAGCCAAGTGGATGGAACCGCGCTACGCCATGTTCATGTTGCAGTGCAGCATGGAACGAATTCTAGAGACTTTGCCTGTTGGTGCAAGCCTTTTTGCTGCACTGCAGCATGTTTAGAGTCATCCCTCCAAAACCTGGGGCACCATCCCGCGGGCGGCCCGGATGGAGCGGCTGGCAGAATGGGCCGCCATGACCATCGCCACGCCTCGCGCCGCCCCGCCGGCGCCGCGGCGCGCGCCCGAGGCGCGCGACCGCTATCCCGTGTTCCGCAGCATCACCACCCGCTGGGCGGACAACGACATCTACGGACACGTCAACAACGTCGTCTATTACAGCTGGTTCGACACCGCCGTGAACGCCTACCTGATCGAGCAGGGCGCGCTCGACATCCATGGCGGGGACACCATCGGGCTGGTGGTGGAAACGCAGTGCAATTACTTCGCGCCGCTGGCTTTCCCGCAGACCATCGAGGCGGGTATCCGTGTCGCGCACCTGGGATCGAGCAGCGTGCGTTATGAAGTGGGGCTGTTTGCCCAGGGCGAGCCGCTCTCGGCCGCCGCAGGCCACTTCGTGCATGTGTACGTGGGCCGGGAGGATCGCCGGCCACGGACGCTGCCGGAGCCGCTGCGCCGGGCGCTGGCGCCGCTCGGCCAGGCCAACGCCGCGGTCCGCTGAGGCGGGCGGCGCCGCCTAAGCCGCATCCGGCACCGGCATCGCCGGCACCGGATGGCGGCGCGTCAGGGCTTGAAGGTGTCGCCCAGCACCACGCCTTCGCGCCGCGGATCGGCTCCGCCCTGGAGCACGCTGGCGCCGTTGCGGTTCACCCGCAGGATCGTGGCCGTGCCGCTCGACTGGGCGGAGGTCGAGACCGTATGGCCTAGCGCGCGCAGGCCCGTGACCAGCGGATCATCGTTGCCGTTGTTCGCCGTGTTGACGTTGGGGTGCTCGCCGCCCACCGAGGTCGTGGCGCTGTTGCTGGCGCCGAAGTCCACCAGGGAGGTGGCCTGCTGGGCATCCAGGCCCCAGTCGAGCGCACCGACCACGGTCTTCACCACGTACTGGATGATGGTGCCGCCCCCGGGCGAGCCCGTGCCCATCACGAAATCGCCCATGCTGCCGTCGGCCGCCTTGCGGAACACCAGGGTCGGCGCCATGGAGCTGCGCGGGCGCTTGCCGGGCTCCACGCGGTTGGCGACCGGCGCGCCGGAGGCATCCGTGGGCGTGGAGGCGAAGTCGGTGAGCTGGTTGTTGAGCAGGAAGCCCTGGGTCATGTGGAAGGAGCCCATGCTGGCCTCGACCGTGGTGGTCATGACGACGGCGTTGCCGTCCTTGTCCACGATGGTGAAGTGCGTGGTGCCGCGTTCCTCGAGCGGCACGACGCCGGCCGCGCCGGTGCCGAAGTCGCCTGCCGCGGCGGTGCCCATGCTGCGGGTGGTGCTGATCAGGCCGGCGCGCGTGCGCAGGTACGACTTGTCGAGCATGCGTGCGGGGGAGCCGCCGGGCAGTGGGACGAAGTCGGTGTCGGCCACGTACTTGTCGCGGTCGGCATAGGCCAGGCGTTCGGCCTCGCTGACCAGGTGCACGCCCATCACCGTGGGCTTGCCGCCCTCGAGGTCGATGGCCGTGGGCTTGTACTGCGAGAGATCGAAGTTCTCCAGGATGCCGAGCGCAGAGGCCACGGCGATGCCGCCGGAAGAGGGGGGCGACATGCCGCACACCCAGTAGTCGCGGTAGGTGGTGCACACCGGGTCGCGGCGCTTGGCGCGGTAGTCCGCCAGGTCGCTCAGCTGTGTCAGGCCCGGCGTGATGGCGACGGCCGGCGAGCCGCCGCTGGTGGCCTGGATCTTCGCGACGATGCCCTGGGCGATCGGGCCCGTGTAGAAGGCATCGGCGCCGTTGCGGGCGATGGCGGACAGCGTGTCGGCATAGGCGGTGTTCTTCAGCACCGTGCCCAGGGCCTTGGGCGTCCCGTCGGCATTGAAGAAGTAGGCCACGGCCTCTGCGTCGCGCGCCAGGCCGGAGGCAGAGCCGGAAATGGCCGCGGCCATGCGGCCGCCGATTGGGAAGCCGCCACGCGCCAGTTGCTCGGCCGGCTGGAACAGGTCGCCCCAGGCGAGCCGCCCGTGGTCGCGGTGGGCCAGTTCGAGCATGCGGACGGCGCCGGGCGTACCGATGGAGCGGCCGCTGGCGCGTGCGCCGCCCGGCTGGGGCGCAGTGCGGTCGGCATCGCTGACCCAGCGCAGGTAGTCGGCGGTCGCGGCCGCCGGGGCGGTCTCGCGGCCATCGTAGGCCTGGACCTTCTTCTGGGCCGCGTCGTAGTGCAGCATGAAGGCGCCGCCTCCGAGGCCGGAGGATTGCGGCTCCACCAGCCCGAGCACCATTTGCACGGCGACGGCGGCGTCCACGGCCGAACCGCCTTTCTTCAGCACTTCGCACCCGGCACGCGACGCATACGGATTGGCCGTGGTCACCATGTACTGCTTCGCATAGACCGCCGTCTTGCCGACACGGTAGCCGGAGGCTGGCTCGGGCGCGGCCGGATCGCCGGGCAGGCCGGAGCCGACGGTGACCAGGCCGTTGTCGCTGGTCACGGCGCAGGCGTTGTCCTGGCTGGGCATGAGGGCCGTTCCGCCGTTGCCGCTCCCGCCGCAGCCCGAGAGGGCCAGCAGCGCAGCGGCCAGCGCTGCGGGAAGGCCCCATGCGGGGGGTGGGGAATATGGTGAGTGAGGCTTGCCGAGGCTGTGCATCCGGAGTCGCTTTCTTGTTGGTGGAGGATGTGTAGGAGGTGCGCGGAAAGCCGGGAGTCTCCCTCTCCCGGGGCGCCCCGCAAGCATAGGTGGTTCGCCGGGGTTGCGGGAGGCCGGGGACGTCCGGCCCGCATCGTGGAACTGCACAGCCGGCGCGGGCATGCAGGGCGCGGCCGTGGTCCCGGGGTGCGCGTACGCGATGGCGCGCTTGGTGACACAATGCACGGCGCGCCTGCAGCTTTCCCTTCCGCGCCCCGGCTCCCTCTGCCGGTCCGCGCGCCGATGCCTCTTCCATGATCATCACCAGCCTGCTCGATACCGACCTGTACAAGTTCACCATGATGCAGGTGGTGCTGCACCAGTTTCCCGGAGCGCAGGTGGAGTACCGCTTCCGGTGCCGCAACCCCGGCGTGCAGCTCGCGCCCTATGCGGCCGAGATCCGCGACGAGATCCGCTCGCTCTGCAGCCTGCAATTCCAGGACGCGGAGCTGATGTACCTGCGCTCGCTGCGCTTCGTGAAGAGCGATTTCGTGGATTTCCTGGGGCTTTTCCGCCTCAACGAGAAATACATCACCGTCATGCCGCTGGCCTCGGGAGAGATCGACATCCGGATCGCCGGGCCGTGGCTGCACACCATCCTGTTCGAGATCCCGGTGCTGGCGATCGTGAACGAGGTGTACTTCCGCAACACGCAGAAGGTGCCGGATTTCCCCGAGGGCCGCCGCCGGCTGGACACCAAGATCACGCAGTTGCAGGCAGACGGGCTGGGGGAGCTGAAGATCGCCGACTACGGCACCCGGCGGCGCTTCAGCCGCGCGTGGCACGAAGAGGTGCTGCGCGTGCTGCTGGCCCGGCTGGGCACGGGCGACCGTCGCACCGACGGCCGCGCCGGACCCGGGCAGTTCGCGGGCACGAGCAACGTGCTCTATGCGATGAAGCTCGGGGTCACGCCGCTCGGCACCATGGCGCATGAATACCTGCAGGCCTGCCAGGCGCTGGGGCCGCGGCTGCGCGACAGCCAGATCTACGGCTTCGAGATGTGGGCGCGCGAATACCGCGGAGACCTGGGCATCGCGTTGTCCGATGTCTATGGCATGAGCGCCTTCCTGCGCGATTTCGACCTGTATTTCTGCAAGCTGTTCGACGGCGCGCGGCACGACAGCGGCGACCCGTTCGCCTGGGGCGAGCGGCTGCTGGAGCACTACCGCCGCAACCGCGTCGATCCGCTCACCAAGACGCTGATCTTCAGCGATGCTCTCACGGTGCCGCGCACGATCGAGCTGTTCCGGCAGTTCCACGGCCGCTGCCAGTTGGCCTTCGGGATCGGCACCAACCTGACCAACGACCTGGGCTGCGAGCCGCTGCAGATCGTCATCAAGATGACGCGCTGCAACGGGCAGCCCGTCGCCAAGCTGTCCGACACGCCCGGCAAGGGCATGTGCGATGACGAGAAATACCTCGCCTACCTGCGCCAGGTCTTCGAGATTCCCTCGCCGGCCTGAGACCGCCCGGCGCACGCCGCCCGCCGCAGGCGTTTCGGCCTTGTCTCTTTCTTCACCAGGAACCCACGCTCCATGACCCGACCCCGCATCCTCGTTGCCCGCGCCATCTTCCCGGACGTGGTGGACCGCCTCGCCCGGCATTTCGACGTCGAGGCCAATCCCGAGGATGCGATCTGGAGCCCCGAGGAACTGGCCCGGCGCCTCGCCGACAAGGACGGCGCGCTGACCACCGGCAGCCAGCGCATCGACGCGGCGCTCGTCGCGGCCTGCCCGCGCCTGCGCATCGTGGCCAACATGGCCGTGGGCTACAACAATTTCGATGTGGATGCGCTCACGGCCGCAGGGGTGCAGGCCACGAACACGCCCGATGTGCTCACCGAAACCACGGCCGATTTCGGCTTCGCGCTGCTCATGGCCACGGCCCGGCGCGTGACCGAGAGCGAGATCTACCTGCGCGAAGGCCGCTGGAGCAAATGGAGCTACGACATGTTCGCGGGTTCCGACGTGCACGGCTCCACGCTGGGCATCCTCGGCATGGGGCGCATCGGCCAGGGTATTGCGCGGCGCGGCGCGCACGGCTTCGGCATGAACGTGATCTACCACAACCGTTCGCGCCTCTCGCCGGAGCTCGAGGCCGAATGCAAGGCCCGGTATGTGTCCAAGGAAGAGCTGCTGCGCGAGGCCGACCACCTCCTGCTCGTGCTGCCTTACACGCCCGAATCGCACCATGCCATCGGCGCGGCTGAACTCGCGCGGATGAAGCCCACGGCCAACCTGATCAACATCGCACGCGGCGGCATCGTGGACGACGCCGCGCTGGCGCAGGCGCTGCGCGAGCGGCGCATCGCCGCGGCAGGCCTGGACGTGTTCGAGGGCGAGCCGAAGGTACATCCGGACCTGCTCAAGGTGCCCAACGTGGTGCTCACGCCCCACATCGCGAGCGCGACGGTGCCCACGCGCCGTGCCATGGCGAACCTCGCGGCGGACAACCTGATCGCGTTCTTCGACGGCCGCGGCCCGCTCACGCCCGTGAACACGCCCAGGGCCCGCTGACGGCCCTCCGTTTTCCGGCTTTGCGGCCGCCCGTTCGGCACGCGGCCTGCAGGCCCTGCGGGGCCGACCTTCTTACCTGAACGCATAGCAACCGAAACATCTGGAGTTCCATGTCGATCGAATGGCTGGTGGTGATCGCGATGCTCGTGGCCATCATCGTGCTCCTGGCAGTGCTGCTGCTGCGCAGCCCTCGCCCCGAGCTTCCTCCCGAGTGGGCCATGCGCCTGCAGCGCCTGGAGCAGGTGGCGCAGGCCACGCAACTCGCCGTCGCCAAGAACGATGGCGCGCTGGAAGGCATGGCCCAGCAATTGCGCGGCTTTACCCAGGCCACGCACGCGCACCTGGAGGGCCAGCGGGAAGTGCTGGATGAACGGCTTGCCCAGGCAGTGCACGATGCCCGCTCGGGCCGTGCGGAACTGCGCGAAGGCTTCGATGCCTTCGAGGCACGGCTGGGGCAGCGGATGGCCCAGGCACAGGCCGATGCCGCCGTGGCCCGCCGCGAACTGGCGGAAGCGCTGGGCGCCTTCCGCGCCGAGCTGACGCAGACCTCGGAGTCGCTGCGCACCGCGCTGCACGAGCGCCTTGCGGCCATCCAGTCGGACAACGCGGCCCGCCTGGAGGAGATGCGCCGCACCGTGGACGAGAAGCTGCACGCCACGCTGGAGCAGCGGCTGGGCGAGTCGTTCAGGATGGTGAGCGACCGGCTGGAGCAGGTGCACCGCGGCCTGGGCGAGATGCAGACGCTGGCCGCCAGCGTGGGCGATCTCAAGCGCGTGATGACCAATGTGAAGACGCGCGGCACCTGGGGCGAACTGCAGTTGGGCGCCATCATCGAGAACGTGCTGGCGCCGGAGCAGTACGCGCGCAACGTGAAGACGGTGCCGGGCAGCGACGAAATGGTGGAGTTCGCCATCCGCCTGCCGGGGCGGGGCCAGGAGGAACCGGTCTGGCTGCCCATCGACGCGAAGTTTCCGGTGGAGTCCTATCAGCGCCTGCTGGACGCGCATGACGCGGCGGACAAGGCGGCCGTCCTGGCGGCGGGCAACGCGCTGGAGGCCGCGGTCCGCTTCGAGGCGCGCAAGATCGCTGCCAAGTATGTGTCGCCGCCGCATACCACGGATTTCGCGGTGCTGTACCTGCCTACCGAAGGGCTGTTCGCCGAGGTGGTTCGCCGTCCGGGCCTCGTGGAGGCGCTGCAGGGCGAATGCCGGGTGATGGTGGCCGGGCCCGCGAACCTCGCGGCGATGCTCAGCAGCCTGCAGATGGGTTTCAAGACGCTGGCGATCGAGAAGCGGTCTTCCGAGGTGTGGGGGCTGCTGGGCGCGGTGAAGACGGAGTTCGCCAAGTTCGGCGATGTGGTGGAGGCCACGCGCAAGTCGATCGACGCCGCCGCCAAGCGCTTCGACGAGGTGGGCGTGCGCACGCGTGCCATCCAGCGGCGGCTGCGGGACGTGCAGGAGCTGCCCGCTGGCGAAGCCGGCGCGGCGCCGGCCGTGGAAGCGCCCGCCGGCCATCGCCCGGAGGCGTCGAACTGAGATGGACACCGCGCTCGCACGGCTGATCGCCGGCCAGATATGCATCCATGCCAGCATGACCGGCATGCGCCTGGCGGCCCCGTTGCTGGCACTGCGCGAGGGCTACAGCGCCGCGGCCGTCGGTGCCCTGCTGGCGCTGTTCGCGCTGACCCAGGTGTTCCTTTCCCTGCCGGCGGGCCGGTATGCCGACCGCCACGGGTTGAAGCGGCCGGTCGGCTGGGCGGTGGGCGTGGCCAGTGCAGGGGCGGCCGGCGCGCTCGTCTGGCCGTCCTTTCCCATGCTCTGCCTGGCCGCGCTGCTGACCGGCGGAGCCTCCGGTGCGGCGATGATCGCGCTGCAGCGCCACGTCGGCCGCGCTGCGCATGGCTCCGAGCAATTGCGGCGGGTGTTCAGCTGGCTGGCCATCGGGCCCGCCGTTTCCAACTTCGTGGGGCCGTTCTTCACCGGCCTGCTGATCGACCATGCGGGGCCGGTGCCCGGCAGCACGGAGGGCTATCGGGCAGCCTTCGCGCTCACGGCGCTGCTGCCGGTGGCCACATGGTTCTGGGTGCGTGCGACGGTGGAGCTGCCGCCCATCGCGGCGGCGGAGGGCGGTCCGCGCCCCCGTGCATGGGACCTGCTGGGCGACACGGGCTTCCGCCGCCTGCTGCTGGTGAACTGGCTGCTGTCGTCCTGCTGGGACGTGCATACCTTCGTGGTGCCGCTGCTGGGACATGAGCGGGGGCTGTCCGCCTCGGTCATCGGCTCCATCCTGGGAGCGTTCGCCATCGCCGCCGCGGCCATCCGCGTGCTCATGCCGCTCGTGGCCGCGCGCCTGAAGGAGGCCACCGTGGTGATGTGGGCCATGGTGGCGACAGCCTGCCTCTTCGCCGTCTATCCGCTGCTGCCCACCGCCTGGGCGCTGGGCCTGTGCTCGGTGCTGCTGGGCTTCGCGCTGGGCTCCGTCCAGCCCATGATCATGAGCATGCTGCACCAGATCACGCCCCACCACCGCCACGGCGAGGCGCTCGGCCTGCGCCTGATGGCGATCAACGCATCCAGCGTGGCGATGCCCGTGCTGTTCGGCTCGGCTGGTGCGCTGATCGGCGTGGCCGGGTTGTTCTGGGTGGTGGGGGGCGTGGTCGGAATCGGATCGCGGTCTGCGAGGCGGCTCGGGCTTTCGGACAACCACCAAGCCAACGCACCCGGACCGCATCATTGAGGTTTCTGCGACCAGCTGTACTAGAGCACGGTCTTCCACCAGCGCGCCAGTTCCTCCCCGATCGTCTGCATCGCGGCTGCCTGGACTTCCGGGTCGGTGTGGCAGAACGCCCTGTCGAACGGGCGTCCGAACCGGTTCCTGGCTTCCTCGGCCTGCTCCTGCATCCTCTGCGCCTGCTGTTTCGAGATGCTGTCGAAAGTCCATACCGGCAGCAACTGGGAGGCCCAGACGCTATGGCTGGTGGTCGGGAGTTTTTGCTGGTCGAGCAGGGACAGGCCCACGAAGCATTCTCCCAATGCTTGCTGCTGGTGCCTGGGTAGCCACCGCACCATGGGCCAGGCACTGAAATTCGGCCGCTTGGGCCAGATGTCCAATACCACATCCGTTACTTGCGAGATGGCCTGCGGATCTCCTGCGAAGAATGCCTTGCGCAGCACTTCCTTGCCGACGGTGGCCTCCAGTTCCGCCGCCGCAGCTTTCAATCGCTTGCCATTTGCCAGCTTGCTGAAATCGTAAACGCCCAGTTTACCGATCCAACTGCCGGGGAGCTGGTCGGCGAAATATTCGGTGAGTGCTTCGTTGAGGGTTCGCCAATGCTCGCTTTTCCTTATCGCCTTGTCGAAGCCCGGATGGGTTACGCAATGCACATATTCATGGTGCACCGTGTGCAGCGCCCCTGCATTGGATGCGAAAGGGTACAGGTACATGGTGGTGGGTTGGCCGTTCCTCTCGCGGATCAGATGGGAGTCGCGGGTGGAGGCATCCGGGCTTTGGAACCCGATGACCGGAACGATGCTGTGGCAGGCGCTGTCTGCCGGAATGTGGGAGCCAAAGGCAGCCATGACATTCGCTCTGCCTTCCTGAACCGTTTCTTTGGTGACTCGGTTGCTGAAGCTCGCACCGCCCATGAGCGTCTGCCCCGGATGGGACAGGAGGTCCTTTGGATGGCGGGCACCCAGGTACAGCATCGACCCGGCCATCGCAGGCACATAGATCGCGGAAAAGCCGATATACCCCTTGAACGCATAGCTGGCGACCCGGTACGCCATGTCCACGGCGCTGGCTGCCAAGGTCCTGCGCTGTGCCGGGGGGGCGGGCGTGGCGGGTGGGCTTGCTCTCCCTGCGGGGGGTGGGGATCGCGAAGTGCCTGGCGCGCCCTTTGCACCACGTTGCCGAAGGGTTTTCAGGGATTCCATCCCGGCCCGCGGCCTTGGTGAACTCCCTTCGCCCTGAGGGGAGAGAGCGTTCGTGCGCGGCGCCAGCGGAATGCCCGCTGCCGGGGCACGGGTGCTTTCCGCTGGCAAAGGCGTGGCGGTTGCGAAGGGCGAGTCAGTTCTCGGTCGCGGGGAGCGGGGAGGTGTGGCATTGATGGTCATGGGGCAGCACCTGTGCAGGCCGTCATACTGCACTGCACACATCCTGCATCCGTCCCGCGTATGCGAACGGCCTCCCGGTGCGACGAAGGGTATGTGCGGCAATCGTGTTGCTGCCGCCCTCCGGATCACTTCACAGCTTGTAGAACGCCTTGATGAACCCCCAGGCTTCTTCCGGATCGTCCGTGTAGTGAAAGAGGTTCAGGTCGGCCGCCGAGATCGTTCCCTGTTCCACCAGTGCCTCGAAATTGACCACGCTCTTCCAGAACTCGGTGCCGAACAGCACGATCGGCACCGGCTTGGCCTTGCCGGTCTGCACCAGGGTGAGCACCTCGAACAGCTCGTCGAGCGTGCCGAAGCCGCC comes from the Paracidovorax avenae ATCC 19860 genome and includes:
- a CDS encoding acyl-CoA thioesterase — protein: MTIATPRAAPPAPRRAPEARDRYPVFRSITTRWADNDIYGHVNNVVYYSWFDTAVNAYLIEQGALDIHGGDTIGLVVETQCNYFAPLAFPQTIEAGIRVAHLGSSSVRYEVGLFAQGEPLSAAAGHFVHVYVGREDRRPRTLPEPLRRALAPLGQANAAVR
- the ggt gene encoding gamma-glutamyltransferase encodes the protein MHSLGKPHSPYSPPPAWGLPAALAAALLALSGCGGSGNGGTALMPSQDNACAVTSDNGLVTVGSGLPGDPAAPEPASGYRVGKTAVYAKQYMVTTANPYASRAGCEVLKKGGSAVDAAVAVQMVLGLVEPQSSGLGGGAFMLHYDAAQKKVQAYDGRETAPAAATADYLRWVSDADRTAPQPGGARASGRSIGTPGAVRMLELAHRDHGRLAWGDLFQPAEQLARGGFPIGGRMAAAISGSASGLARDAEAVAYFFNADGTPKALGTVLKNTAYADTLSAIARNGADAFYTGPIAQGIVAKIQATSGGSPAVAITPGLTQLSDLADYRAKRRDPVCTTYRDYWVCGMSPPSSGGIAVASALGILENFDLSQYKPTAIDLEGGKPTVMGVHLVSEAERLAYADRDKYVADTDFVPLPGGSPARMLDKSYLRTRAGLISTTRSMGTAAAGDFGTGAAGVVPLEERGTTHFTIVDKDGNAVVMTTTVEASMGSFHMTQGFLLNNQLTDFASTPTDASGAPVANRVEPGKRPRSSMAPTLVFRKAADGSMGDFVMGTGSPGGGTIIQYVVKTVVGALDWGLDAQQATSLVDFGASNSATTSVGGEHPNVNTANNGNDDPLVTGLRALGHTVSTSAQSSGTATILRVNRNGASVLQGGADPRREGVVLGDTFKP
- the pncB gene encoding nicotinate phosphoribosyltransferase, which encodes MIITSLLDTDLYKFTMMQVVLHQFPGAQVEYRFRCRNPGVQLAPYAAEIRDEIRSLCSLQFQDAELMYLRSLRFVKSDFVDFLGLFRLNEKYITVMPLASGEIDIRIAGPWLHTILFEIPVLAIVNEVYFRNTQKVPDFPEGRRRLDTKITQLQADGLGELKIADYGTRRRFSRAWHEEVLRVLLARLGTGDRRTDGRAGPGQFAGTSNVLYAMKLGVTPLGTMAHEYLQACQALGPRLRDSQIYGFEMWAREYRGDLGIALSDVYGMSAFLRDFDLYFCKLFDGARHDSGDPFAWGERLLEHYRRNRVDPLTKTLIFSDALTVPRTIELFRQFHGRCQLAFGIGTNLTNDLGCEPLQIVIKMTRCNGQPVAKLSDTPGKGMCDDEKYLAYLRQVFEIPSPA
- a CDS encoding 2-hydroxyacid dehydrogenase, whose amino-acid sequence is MTRPRILVARAIFPDVVDRLARHFDVEANPEDAIWSPEELARRLADKDGALTTGSQRIDAALVAACPRLRIVANMAVGYNNFDVDALTAAGVQATNTPDVLTETTADFGFALLMATARRVTESEIYLREGRWSKWSYDMFAGSDVHGSTLGILGMGRIGQGIARRGAHGFGMNVIYHNRSRLSPELEAECKARYVSKEELLREADHLLLVLPYTPESHHAIGAAELARMKPTANLINIARGGIVDDAALAQALRERRIAAAGLDVFEGEPKVHPDLLKVPNVVLTPHIASATVPTRRAMANLAADNLIAFFDGRGPLTPVNTPRAR
- the rmuC gene encoding DNA recombination protein RmuC; this encodes MSIEWLVVIAMLVAIIVLLAVLLLRSPRPELPPEWAMRLQRLEQVAQATQLAVAKNDGALEGMAQQLRGFTQATHAHLEGQREVLDERLAQAVHDARSGRAELREGFDAFEARLGQRMAQAQADAAVARRELAEALGAFRAELTQTSESLRTALHERLAAIQSDNAARLEEMRRTVDEKLHATLEQRLGESFRMVSDRLEQVHRGLGEMQTLAASVGDLKRVMTNVKTRGTWGELQLGAIIENVLAPEQYARNVKTVPGSDEMVEFAIRLPGRGQEEPVWLPIDAKFPVESYQRLLDAHDAADKAAVLAAGNALEAAVRFEARKIAAKYVSPPHTTDFAVLYLPTEGLFAEVVRRPGLVEALQGECRVMVAGPANLAAMLSSLQMGFKTLAIEKRSSEVWGLLGAVKTEFAKFGDVVEATRKSIDAAAKRFDEVGVRTRAIQRRLRDVQELPAGEAGAAPAVEAPAGHRPEASN
- a CDS encoding MFS transporter produces the protein MDTALARLIAGQICIHASMTGMRLAAPLLALREGYSAAAVGALLALFALTQVFLSLPAGRYADRHGLKRPVGWAVGVASAGAAGALVWPSFPMLCLAALLTGGASGAAMIALQRHVGRAAHGSEQLRRVFSWLAIGPAVSNFVGPFFTGLLIDHAGPVPGSTEGYRAAFALTALLPVATWFWVRATVELPPIAAAEGGPRPRAWDLLGDTGFRRLLLVNWLLSSCWDVHTFVVPLLGHERGLSASVIGSILGAFAIAAAAIRVLMPLVAARLKEATVVMWAMVATACLFAVYPLLPTAWALGLCSVLLGFALGSVQPMIMSMLHQITPHHRHGEALGLRLMAINASSVAMPVLFGSAGALIGVAGLFWVVGGVVGIGSRSARRLGLSDNHQANAPGPHH